Below is a genomic region from Streptomyces ferrugineus.
GTCGGGCGACCGTTCACGCAGTTCCTATGGGACATCGCCGCCTCCCAGCATCTGGAACGTGGCGGCCGCCTCGACGACGAGGAGGCGATCGCCCACGCGCTCGCCGATCTGCTGGAGCGTGCCGCCCAGGGCCCGGACCGGGCTGCGCTGGTGCAGATGCCCGACGGCTACACCTCCGTGCCGCCGCCGGCGCCCCCGGCGGAGTTCGACCCGTATGCGGGTCGCGCCCCGCTGGATCGGTCCCAGCTGCTTCCCGACCCTGACTCGGAACTGGGCGACGGCCCCCTGGTCTTGGACGACACCGGCCTGTACGCGACGAGTCCGGCGGGGGCAGCCATCGACTGGGAGAGCGGGCCGGCGGCGCCGGATGCCTCCCTCGCGGCGTGGGAAGGCGTACAGCCCGGTGAGGCAGCCGGCGAGGAGGGCGAGGACCTGACGGCCCGGTATCGCAGGATTATCGCCGAAATCCGCCAGACGCCCCCCGACGGCGACGGCGAGGATGACGACCCAGGCAGTGAGTGAAACCACTCTTGCGGCGAGACCGGCCGCCAGCACCCTGGTCGGCAGCAGCCGGGCGACGACAGACGGAGGAGGAGCGTTGGAGCAAGATCTGACCAGCAAGGAGCAGCGGCTGCTGCGCAGCGTGAGCGAGGCACAGGAGATGTTCCTGGCCCCGCCGGTTCCTTTGTGGCCGCAGGACTGCTTTGCCTGGCGGCGACTGGCCGCCACGCTGTCGAAGCCACCGGATCTGGCTGACTGCGCCCCGCACGGCACCAAGGTCACCGAAAACGACAAACGGCTGCTCTACCACGGGCACATGGGCACGGTGATCACCCCGGCGATCACCCGGGCACTGCGGGTGGTGGCCCAGCAGGTCATGTCCAACCGGCAGCGCACCGACGGCAAGATCGGGATCACCGTGGACGGCCCGCGCGGCACCGGCAAGAGCGCCCTGCTGCAGTGGATCGGCGTGCACTGGGAGCGGCGGCTTGCGGAGCTGTACGGGCCGGACGAGAACCGGATCCCGGTCATCCCACTGAGCGTGCCGCCGCCGGTGCGCGGCAACGTGCGCAACTGGGCCGGCGCGTTCGCCCGCTTTCTGGGCCAGGAGCGGGAGAGCGGGGATCCGACGGAGTCGGTCATCCGCGCGATGCGCAACGCACGCACGCTGCTCGTCCTCATCGACGGCATTGAGCGGCTGCGCACCGCCGTGGACGCGGAGCTGACGTTCCAGTACCTGGATGTGATCGGTGAGGAGACCGGCGCGACGTTCATCTACTGCGGGCGCGGTGCACGTTCCATCGTCGATCCTTTCATCCGGGACAATGACACCCCTCTGGAGCGGGACGAGCAGCCGTGGGGCGATCATCCGGTGCTGCAGACCAGCAGGATCGGCTTCAGCGACGAGGAAATGCGCACGTTCGCCACCATCGTCGACCGGTTCGACAAGCATTTGCGGCTGTACCGGCACACGCGCGGCGACCTGTTGGAACTGTCGCAGGAACTGCACAAGCGCAGCCGCGGATACATGCGCGCACTGTCGCACTTGATCTGCCAGGCAGCTCAGAAAGCGATCCGTTCTGGGGAGGAGCGCATCACCAAGGATCTGCTGGACACGATCCAGGTCGGCGGTGTCGTGCGGCTGTGAGGTGCCCGGCTCCCCTGTCCAGCCGGGGTGCCGTGGTGGATACCCCGGGGGCCGTCGACGCTGCTGCGGCTACGGGCCGGGGGGCGGCTTGGGGCGCTTACGGCGTCCCAGCTTGGGGTCCCAGACCATGCGCAGCGCCTCAAGGGCGTGGCGCTGTTCCTCAGTGAGCCGCTCGGGGTGCTTGCGGCATTGGTGCACCCACTCCCCCAGCGCATAGGGCGCGGACCGGCGGCCGTCGCCGGTTCGCCCCTGCTGCTCACGGTGGTGACGGGGCACGTTCGCGTGGCCTTCGCGGGCCAGGAACACGGCGAGGTAGCCCAGGCCCACGTAGAAGGCGTGGCGTTCGGGATCGATGGAGCTGTCGTGGAACACGCCGTCGGGCAGGGGCGGGATGCGCAGCTGAAGCAGCAGGTCCTGCTGCTGTTCGTGCAGGTGGAAGAAGTTCAGGCGTTGGCGGTGGATCCAGTTGACCGTCGAGCGGTCCTGATCGCTCGTCCCGGTGTCGTCGTGCATGTCCAGCCGCCAGCGGGAGGCGCGCACCAGGGCCTGGGCGCGGACGTACTGGCGCTGCCAGTCGCGTGGCCAGGGCGCGTTCCAGTACGGGTCGATGGCG
It encodes:
- a CDS encoding AAA family ATPase, giving the protein MTTQAVSETTLAARPAASTLVGSSRATTDGGGALEQDLTSKEQRLLRSVSEAQEMFLAPPVPLWPQDCFAWRRLAATLSKPPDLADCAPHGTKVTENDKRLLYHGHMGTVITPAITRALRVVAQQVMSNRQRTDGKIGITVDGPRGTGKSALLQWIGVHWERRLAELYGPDENRIPVIPLSVPPPVRGNVRNWAGAFARFLGQERESGDPTESVIRAMRNARTLLVLIDGIERLRTAVDAELTFQYLDVIGEETGATFIYCGRGARSIVDPFIRDNDTPLERDEQPWGDHPVLQTSRIGFSDEEMRTFATIVDRFDKHLRLYRHTRGDLLELSQELHKRSRGYMRALSHLICQAAQKAIRSGEERITKDLLDTIQVGGVVRL